In Candidatus Methanomethylophilus alvi Mx1201, a genomic segment contains:
- the infB gene encoding translation initiation factor IF-2 yields MAIRQPVVSVLGHVDHGKTKLLDRIRGTAVGDREAGAITQHIGATEVPIGRIYEMCGSIIGSKKFTVPGLLFIDTPGHQAFTSLRARGGSLADLAVLVIDIREGLMPQTIESIHILRQYKTPFVIALNKVDTIEGWNSTADRPFVLSEKDQQAHTKEVFEQHMYEIISQLSGNGVFADRYDRIDDFTKAVALIPISAKTGEGVPDLMLMLIGLAQRFLETRLTKEEGPGKGTVLEVKEVKGLGQTLDMILYSGTLKTGATVAIGTRGAPLVTRIKAILKPKPLDEIRDPRDRFDNVKELHAAAGVKIAVQDATGVIAGAPIRVVKNAKDPSIQEITEETSIKIETEEKGITIKADAIGSLEALAYEAKAAGIPIRKYGIGEITRRDVLESSYGNDTHHVILGFNVSTSKDAEAEIATHSIKVMTNNIVYALIDDYKLWLDESTRQNESDKRVEFAFPAKITILPDHIFRVNKPAVVGVRVLAGRIRVGENLIDREGKDCGTIKSVRDDDGNVLKEGVQGDEVSVAIEGVTVGRQINENDVLYVDMIESGYKEVQKVELTDDEKLALSDTVAIKRRTEPFWGM; encoded by the coding sequence ATGGCGATAAGGCAACCTGTAGTCAGCGTTCTGGGTCATGTCGATCACGGTAAGACGAAACTTCTCGACAGGATCAGGGGTACCGCCGTAGGCGACAGGGAGGCCGGGGCCATCACCCAGCACATCGGTGCCACCGAGGTGCCGATAGGCCGCATATACGAGATGTGCGGCTCCATCATCGGGAGCAAGAAGTTCACTGTGCCAGGCCTTCTCTTCATCGACACGCCCGGCCATCAGGCCTTCACATCCCTCCGCGCCAGGGGAGGATCCCTCGCGGACCTCGCCGTTCTGGTCATCGATATAAGGGAGGGGCTGATGCCCCAGACCATCGAGTCCATCCACATACTCAGGCAGTACAAGACCCCCTTCGTCATCGCCCTGAACAAGGTCGACACCATCGAGGGCTGGAACTCCACCGCCGACAGGCCGTTCGTCCTCTCGGAGAAGGACCAGCAGGCGCACACCAAGGAGGTGTTCGAGCAGCACATGTACGAGATCATCTCCCAGCTGTCCGGCAACGGCGTCTTCGCAGACAGGTACGACAGGATCGACGACTTCACGAAGGCCGTGGCACTCATACCCATCTCTGCCAAGACCGGGGAGGGTGTACCCGACCTCATGCTCATGCTCATCGGTCTGGCACAGCGCTTCCTCGAGACAAGGCTCACCAAGGAGGAGGGTCCCGGGAAGGGTACCGTGCTGGAGGTGAAGGAGGTCAAGGGTCTGGGGCAGACCCTCGACATGATCCTCTACTCGGGGACGCTCAAGACCGGGGCCACGGTGGCCATCGGGACCAGGGGTGCACCCCTGGTCACCCGCATAAAGGCCATTTTGAAACCCAAGCCCTTGGACGAGATCCGCGATCCGAGGGACAGGTTCGACAATGTGAAGGAACTCCACGCCGCCGCCGGTGTGAAGATCGCCGTCCAGGACGCCACGGGGGTCATCGCAGGTGCACCCATACGCGTGGTGAAGAACGCCAAGGACCCGTCCATCCAGGAGATCACCGAGGAGACCTCCATCAAGATCGAGACCGAGGAGAAGGGGATCACCATCAAAGCCGATGCCATCGGTTCCCTGGAGGCCCTTGCCTACGAGGCCAAGGCCGCCGGGATACCCATCAGGAAGTACGGTATCGGGGAGATCACCCGCAGGGACGTCCTGGAATCCTCCTACGGGAACGATACGCATCACGTGATCCTGGGATTCAACGTCTCCACGTCCAAGGATGCGGAGGCGGAGATAGCCACCCACAGCATCAAGGTGATGACCAACAACATCGTCTATGCGCTCATCGACGATTACAAGCTCTGGTTGGACGAGTCCACCAGGCAGAACGAGTCCGACAAGAGGGTCGAATTCGCCTTCCCCGCCAAGATCACCATCCTTCCCGACCACATATTCAGGGTCAACAAGCCCGCAGTCGTGGGAGTCAGGGTCCTGGCCGGAAGGATCCGTGTGGGCGAGAACCTCATCGACAGGGAGGGCAAGGACTGCGGCACCATCAAATCCGTCCGCGACGACGACGGAAACGTCCTCAAGGAGGGTGTCCAGGGGGACGAGGTTTCGGTGGCCATCGAAGGTGTGACCGTAGGCAGGCAGATCAACGAGAACGACGTACTTTACGTCGACATGATCGAGTCGGGATACAAGGAGGTCCAGAAGGTCGAACTCACCGACGACGAGAAGCTGGCACTTTCCGATACGGTCGCCATCAAGAGAAGGACTGAGCCCTTCTGGGGAATGTGA
- a CDS encoding ATP-binding protein: MSVKNGMERKAYAHLLEWKETMHGSTAIRLDGARRVGKTYLVKEFAKNEYKSSLYIDFSLADRKIKDIFVENARDLDLLFNKLSRAYGVTLYRRKTLVIFDEIQTFPFARQMIKHFVEDGRYDYIETGSLISIQSNIENILVPSEEQQMYLYPMDFEEFLKAMGDGDLIGYLRECYEKKTPVGNAIHARAMDWFRQYMLVGGMPQAVSEYAKSKDFKRVDIIKKQILNTYRSDITRFAKGYKEKVEAIFDDIPSELSKKNKKFKITALGENARMRDYENSFMWLADGMISSLCFNASDPSSVGLSMYLDRPTLKCYMCDTGLLVTHALMDRDGADNSFYRDILLDRLGVNEGMFMENIVAQMLQASGNRLFYYYRSDAGNAENNMEVDFLIRADRKICPIEVKSSSSDSVSSLKKFHRRFPNTGQQIILYTGDVKTADGILYLPAYMAPFL; this comes from the coding sequence ATGTCGGTCAAGAATGGCATGGAAAGGAAGGCATATGCCCATCTTCTCGAGTGGAAGGAAACCATGCATGGTTCCACGGCCATTCGTTTGGACGGGGCACGTCGTGTAGGCAAGACATATCTCGTAAAGGAATTTGCTAAAAACGAGTACAAAAGCTCACTATACATCGACTTCTCTCTGGCCGACAGGAAGATCAAAGATATTTTTGTAGAGAACGCAAGAGACCTGGACCTCTTATTCAACAAACTATCGAGAGCATACGGCGTCACCCTATACAGAAGAAAGACCCTCGTCATATTCGATGAGATACAGACATTCCCGTTTGCAAGACAGATGATAAAACATTTCGTTGAGGACGGGAGGTACGACTATATAGAGACAGGCTCCCTGATATCGATCCAATCCAACATTGAAAACATACTCGTACCGTCAGAAGAACAACAGATGTATCTGTATCCGATGGACTTCGAGGAATTCCTGAAAGCCATGGGGGATGGGGACCTCATCGGATATCTGCGCGAGTGCTATGAGAAAAAGACACCTGTAGGCAATGCGATACATGCCCGGGCCATGGATTGGTTCCGTCAATACATGCTTGTGGGGGGCATGCCTCAAGCAGTCTCCGAATATGCGAAGAGCAAGGATTTCAAAAGGGTCGATATCATAAAGAAACAGATCCTGAACACCTATCGCTCCGATATAACCCGGTTCGCCAAAGGATATAAGGAAAAAGTCGAGGCCATATTCGACGACATCCCCTCGGAACTCAGCAAGAAGAATAAAAAGTTCAAGATAACGGCCCTCGGAGAGAACGCACGTATGCGTGACTATGAGAATTCATTCATGTGGCTCGCAGACGGCATGATATCGTCGCTATGCTTCAATGCCAGCGATCCATCGTCCGTCGGCCTCTCCATGTATCTGGACCGCCCCACCCTGAAATGCTACATGTGCGACACCGGGCTTCTGGTCACCCATGCACTCATGGACAGGGACGGCGCCGACAACTCATTCTATCGCGACATACTCTTGGACAGACTCGGTGTGAACGAAGGTATGTTCATGGAGAACATAGTGGCACAGATGCTCCAGGCGTCCGGCAACAGATTGTTCTACTATTATCGCAGCGATGCGGGGAATGCGGAGAACAACATGGAAGTGGATTTCCTTATAAGGGCCGACAGGAAGATCTGTCCCATTGAAGTAAAGTCGTCATCATCCGATTCGGTCTCCTCCCTGAAGAAATTCCATAGGAGGTTCCCGAACACCGGCCAGCAGATCATCTTGTATACAGGGGATGTGAAGACGGCGGACGGCATACTGTACCTGCCCGCGTATATGGCACCGTTCCTCTGA
- a CDS encoding 30S ribosomal protein S6e — MADFKAIVNDVKTGKSYNVAVSGHHANSLDGKNIGEIVDGIFVGLPGYKLKITGGSDKTGTPMRADLPGKKRVKLLLSDGLGFHERYPGERKRVAARGSTISSETVQINMAVTEYGPKPIEELLAGDGEEKKE; from the coding sequence ATGGCAGACTTCAAAGCTATTGTCAACGATGTGAAGACCGGCAAATCCTACAATGTTGCCGTGTCTGGTCACCACGCGAACTCCCTGGATGGTAAAAACATCGGGGAGATCGTAGACGGAATTTTCGTCGGACTTCCCGGATACAAGCTCAAGATCACCGGCGGTAGCGACAAGACCGGAACCCCCATGAGGGCGGACCTTCCCGGAAAGAAGAGGGTAAAGCTCCTTCTCTCCGACGGACTGGGCTTCCATGAGAGGTACCCCGGAGAGAGGAAGAGGGTCGCAGCCCGCGGTTCCACCATCTCCTCCGAGACCGTCCAGATCAACATGGCGGTCACCGAGTACGGCCCCAAGCCCATCGAGGAGCTCCTGGCCGGCGACGGTGAGGAGAAGAAAGAATGA
- a CDS encoding translation initiation factor IF-2 subunit gamma, which translates to MKVQKQPEINIGMIGHVDHGKTTLTKALSGEWTDRHSEEIKRGISIRLGYADVAFYKCPNCEGSVAYSTSKKCPNCGAETDFLRAVSFVDAPGHETLMATMLSGAALMDGALLLVAANERCPQPQTKEHLMALSIIGIDKIVIVQNKIDIVTREQAMQNYKEIKEFVKGTVAENAPIIPVSANRGVNIDLLIEAIEKHIVANVKKDTGLDPIMHVARSFDINSPGTTPDKLRGGVIGGSLMQGKLKVGDEIEVVPGRRVEAAGKVSYERITAKVISLEAGEKSVKEVLPGGLIAIGTELDPSITKSDGLTGRVVGIPGKLPPVVSSFKMKTVLLDRVVGSAADLIVDDIKSNEPLMLSVGTATTVGIVKSAHEGYADVVLKLPVCILPNQRVAISRRISNKWRLIGYGIISQ; encoded by the coding sequence ATGAAGGTACAGAAGCAGCCCGAGATCAACATCGGGATGATCGGACACGTCGACCACGGAAAGACCACCTTGACCAAGGCACTTTCCGGCGAGTGGACCGACCGTCACTCCGAGGAGATCAAAAGAGGGATCTCCATCAGGCTCGGGTACGCAGATGTTGCCTTTTACAAGTGTCCCAACTGCGAAGGCTCCGTCGCATACAGCACTTCCAAGAAGTGTCCCAACTGCGGGGCCGAAACAGACTTCCTGAGGGCTGTGTCGTTCGTCGACGCCCCCGGGCACGAAACGCTCATGGCCACCATGCTGTCGGGAGCCGCCCTCATGGACGGAGCACTCCTCCTGGTGGCCGCCAACGAGCGCTGCCCCCAGCCCCAGACCAAAGAGCATCTGATGGCCCTGTCGATCATCGGTATCGACAAGATAGTCATCGTGCAGAACAAGATCGATATCGTCACCCGCGAACAGGCGATGCAGAACTACAAGGAGATCAAGGAGTTCGTCAAAGGCACGGTCGCCGAGAACGCTCCCATCATCCCCGTCTCCGCCAACCGCGGTGTCAACATCGACCTCCTGATCGAGGCCATCGAGAAACACATCGTGGCCAACGTCAAGAAGGACACCGGTCTCGACCCCATCATGCATGTGGCCCGTTCCTTCGACATCAACTCCCCCGGTACCACTCCCGACAAGCTTCGCGGAGGGGTCATCGGCGGTTCCCTCATGCAGGGTAAGCTGAAGGTCGGAGACGAGATCGAGGTGGTCCCCGGAAGGCGTGTGGAGGCCGCAGGCAAGGTGTCCTACGAGAGGATCACCGCCAAGGTCATCTCCCTGGAAGCAGGCGAGAAGAGCGTCAAGGAGGTTCTGCCCGGAGGGCTCATAGCCATCGGAACGGAGCTCGATCCGTCCATAACAAAATCGGACGGTCTCACCGGAAGGGTCGTCGGTATACCCGGCAAGCTGCCCCCGGTGGTCAGTTCGTTCAAGATGAAGACCGTCCTGCTGGACCGCGTGGTCGGTTCCGCCGCGGACCTCATCGTGGACGATATTAAGAGCAACGAGCCGCTCATGCTCAGCGTCGGTACGGCCACCACTGTCGGTATCGTCAAGAGCGCCCATGAGGGCTATGCGGATGTCGTTCTGAAGCTCCCGGTGTGCATCCTGCCCAATCAGAGGGTCGCCATCTCGAGGAGGATCTCCAACAAATGGAGACTTATCGGGTACGGCATCATCAGTCAGTGA
- a CDS encoding type II toxin-antitoxin system VapC family toxin: MQTVVLDTNALLMPFEVGLNLDIEVRNLLGDVRFVVPGPLVGELKHLDNKWAKAAITLARSREIVQAESHGDDSVLEVAEREHAYILTNDKELRRRARKAGIPLIYLRSGTHLVLETY; this comes from the coding sequence ATGCAGACCGTAGTCTTGGACACAAACGCCTTACTCATGCCTTTTGAGGTCGGACTCAATCTGGATATAGAGGTCCGTAACCTTCTCGGGGACGTACGTTTCGTCGTCCCCGGCCCCCTCGTGGGGGAGTTGAAGCACTTGGACAATAAGTGGGCCAAGGCCGCCATAACCCTTGCCAGAAGCAGGGAGATAGTACAGGCCGAGTCCCACGGGGACGATTCCGTCCTAGAGGTTGCGGAACGCGAACACGCATATATCCTGACCAACGACAAGGAACTCAGACGCAGGGCTAGGAAGGCGGGGATACCTCTGATATATCTCCGTTCCGGCACCCATCTGGTCCTGGAGACCTATTGA
- a CDS encoding methanogenesis marker 8 protein: MTGAAKKDRHVFQAIGLAKVVIEDGKVVEVGQPRLNYCPLYKKFRGMEEITPEAIKENIEFRIRDFGLCTENRKVRADDYVTFGVSEILSTALAEKKIDAAVIAADGCGTAIITDPGLLQGLCGRISGLMETSPLQVVLDAVGRDNVVDPEETPIDQMKGAEMADRKGYGKFAVTVARPKDAEALRKAYGDRIVVVAVHTSCINHEGAQTYFDNCDIITACANAPLRKEAENRDIVVAGNKVEVYGVSETGKKLVIDKLASIGRKPYAGEPLDEPRPLLSSENVMDYIAHKR; the protein is encoded by the coding sequence ATGACCGGGGCTGCCAAGAAGGACCGTCATGTTTTCCAAGCCATAGGCCTCGCCAAGGTCGTCATCGAGGACGGAAAAGTGGTGGAGGTCGGTCAGCCCCGGCTGAACTACTGCCCCCTGTACAAGAAATTCAGAGGGATGGAAGAGATCACCCCCGAGGCCATCAAAGAGAACATAGAGTTCCGCATCAGGGACTTCGGCCTATGCACCGAGAACAGGAAGGTGCGTGCAGACGACTATGTCACCTTCGGGGTGTCGGAGATCCTCAGCACGGCCCTCGCCGAGAAGAAGATCGACGCAGCCGTGATCGCCGCAGACGGCTGCGGTACCGCAATCATCACCGACCCGGGCCTTCTGCAGGGACTCTGCGGAAGGATCTCCGGACTCATGGAGACATCGCCCCTCCAAGTGGTCTTGGACGCCGTAGGAAGGGACAACGTCGTCGATCCCGAGGAGACCCCCATCGACCAGATGAAGGGCGCGGAGATGGCCGACAGGAAAGGATATGGGAAGTTCGCCGTCACAGTGGCGAGGCCCAAGGATGCGGAGGCCCTCAGAAAGGCCTACGGCGACAGGATCGTGGTCGTAGCGGTACATACGAGCTGCATCAACCACGAAGGGGCACAGACTTATTTCGACAACTGCGACATCATCACCGCCTGCGCCAATGCGCCTCTCAGGAAGGAGGCGGAGAACAGGGACATAGTGGTGGCAGGGAACAAGGTCGAGGTATACGGAGTATCGGAGACCGGTAAGAAGCTGGTCATCGACAAACTCGCCTCCATCGGAAGGAAGCCCTATGCCGGCGAGCCGTTGGACGAACCCCGCCCGTTGCTCTCGTCCGAGAACGTCATGGACTATATCGCCCACAAGCGCTGA
- a CDS encoding peptidylprolyl isomerase: MATYVILHTNMGDIKIRMHDDMPITTGNFVKLAKEKFYDGTIFHRVINDFMIQGGDPTGTGMGGPGYTIDDEFGHGHSNKPGFVSMANTGRPHSGGSQFFINTNDNGYLDKENPSTPYAHPVFGQVVEGMDVVDKIQKVPTNRNDKPLKDVVIETAEVIEG, translated from the coding sequence ATGGCTACTTATGTTATACTCCACACCAACATGGGAGACATAAAGATCAGGATGCACGACGACATGCCCATCACCACCGGCAATTTCGTCAAGCTCGCCAAGGAGAAATTCTACGACGGCACCATCTTCCACAGGGTCATCAACGACTTCATGATCCAGGGAGGGGACCCCACCGGCACCGGCATGGGCGGACCCGGATACACCATCGACGACGAGTTCGGACACGGACACTCCAACAAGCCCGGATTCGTATCCATGGCCAACACCGGACGCCCCCACAGCGGAGGAAGCCAGTTCTTCATCAACACCAACGACAACGGCTACCTCGACAAGGAGAACCCCAGCACCCCCTACGCACACCCCGTCTTCGGACAGGTCGTCGAGGGCATGGATGTCGTCGACAAGATCCAGAAGGTCCCGACCAACAGGAACGACAAGCCTCTGAAGGACGTCGTCATCGAGACCGCCGAAGTCATCGAGGGGTGA
- a CDS encoding cobalamin B12-binding domain-containing protein: MSVEEIRKAVIGMDMKGALDAVKRTVSEGMSLEEADLEGIDGAIAEAGRKYESGKLMFPQFMNTVRAAYAVREELDIPRPDLGKAVVAALDVHTEGRNTMALFLGVAGFETNIVEMGMMEDDIVGFCKEPDVTVCCVSGEFASVSSKIKKIGDMLTEAGLRDRVVYNAGGMTVSEEAAERAGADVFSRSGAESVFLIKKKVLERKRGKA; the protein is encoded by the coding sequence ATGTCTGTCGAGGAGATCAGGAAGGCCGTCATCGGCATGGATATGAAAGGTGCGCTGGACGCCGTGAAGAGGACCGTTTCCGAAGGTATGTCCTTGGAGGAGGCCGATCTCGAGGGCATCGACGGCGCCATAGCCGAGGCAGGAAGGAAGTACGAGTCCGGAAAACTGATGTTCCCCCAGTTCATGAACACGGTGAGGGCGGCCTATGCCGTCAGGGAGGAACTGGATATACCCAGACCGGACCTGGGTAAAGCGGTGGTGGCGGCCCTGGACGTCCATACCGAGGGCAGGAACACGATGGCCCTCTTCCTGGGTGTGGCGGGATTCGAGACCAACATCGTCGAGATGGGTATGATGGAGGACGACATCGTAGGTTTCTGCAAAGAGCCAGATGTCACAGTGTGCTGCGTCTCCGGGGAGTTTGCCTCCGTATCGTCCAAGATAAAGAAGATCGGCGACATGTTGACCGAGGCCGGTCTGAGGGACAGGGTCGTATACAATGCCGGCGGGATGACCGTCTCCGAGGAGGCGGCCGAGAGGGCCGGTGCGGACGTATTCTCCCGCAGCGGAGCCGAATCGGTCTTCCTGATAAAGAAGAAGGTCTTGGAAAGGAAAAGGGGAAAGGCCTGA
- a CDS encoding flavin reductase family protein, translated as MQEIDLSRLGEYVDAIDDIQNKWMLVTAEKDGKANTLTASWGGLGSLWRRKVAFIFIRPSRYTNEFIEGSGRFTLTFFDGQKDALGYLGKTSGRDVPDKAEKAGLTPTHVDGQPTFEEGRLMISCKVLYTDPIERDKFADPRLDDEMNPDGNRSIIYIGEIEKAYIG; from the coding sequence ATGCAGGAGATAGACCTCTCCCGTCTGGGAGAATACGTTGATGCGATAGACGACATCCAGAACAAGTGGATGCTGGTGACGGCGGAGAAGGACGGAAAGGCCAACACCCTCACGGCGTCGTGGGGAGGGCTCGGAAGCCTCTGGAGAAGGAAGGTCGCATTCATATTCATAAGACCCAGCAGATACACCAACGAGTTCATCGAGGGGAGCGGCAGGTTCACCCTGACCTTCTTCGACGGGCAGAAGGATGCGCTGGGATACCTCGGAAAGACGTCCGGCAGGGATGTGCCGGACAAGGCGGAGAAGGCCGGTCTGACACCCACCCACGTCGACGGACAGCCTACCTTCGAGGAGGGTCGCCTCATGATATCGTGCAAAGTCCTCTACACCGACCCCATCGAGAGGGATAAGTTCGCCGATCCGAGGCTGGACGACGAGATGAACCCCGACGGAAACCGCTCGATCATCTACATAGGCGAGATCGAAAAGGCCTACATCGGATGA
- a CDS encoding S24/S26 family peptidase, whose amino-acid sequence MDARNKDKLTALVATGVVFVLVLLTAIATGNGSVSIGDTEIRFIKTDSMDGGDTGYEIGSVPENSLVTITPVGDISEVEVGDVVAYSLSGYTIIHRVVSIDDERNTVYTKGDTNYAAEEISADQVYGKVTGVSTTLGFFVGLAKDRLVMAGAMCLCVIVIALSMADIVRAKKAEGGGGIIVPEDSEE is encoded by the coding sequence ATGGATGCACGGAACAAGGATAAGCTGACTGCACTGGTCGCAACAGGGGTTGTTTTCGTACTCGTCCTGCTCACCGCCATTGCGACCGGGAACGGCTCGGTCAGCATAGGGGACACGGAGATCAGGTTCATCAAGACCGACTCCATGGACGGAGGCGATACAGGCTACGAGATAGGCTCCGTCCCGGAGAACAGCCTCGTCACCATAACTCCGGTGGGGGACATCTCGGAGGTGGAGGTCGGCGACGTCGTCGCCTACAGCCTCTCGGGATACACCATAATCCACCGCGTCGTATCGATAGACGACGAAAGGAACACCGTCTACACCAAGGGCGATACCAACTACGCCGCCGAGGAGATCAGCGCCGACCAGGTCTACGGAAAGGTGACCGGGGTCTCCACGACGCTGGGCTTCTTCGTCGGATTGGCCAAGGACAGGCTCGTCATGGCAGGGGCCATGTGTCTGTGCGTGATCGTCATAGCCCTCAGCATGGCCGATATCGTCCGCGCCAAGAAGGCTGAAGGGGGGGGGGGAATAATTGTTCCCGAGGACTCCGAGGAATGA
- a CDS encoding prephenate dehydrogenase/arogenate dehydrogenase family protein — protein sequence MSSITCGFIGLGLIGGSIARALKDSGEEVRTVAYDTNKKALTQAYQDGVVDVLVSDIDSRFSDCDYIFLCAPVKVNMENAEKLRPFLSPKTVLTDVGSVKTEMHVRMEELGLGPVFIGGHPMAGSERTGYANSKSKLLQNAYYIITKTPETTQEKLDGYRRLVKAMGAIPLVMTYGQHDFITAAVSHVPHVISASLVNLVRDSDSPDGEMRMIAAGGFKDITRISSSSPVMWQNICLTNADNVSRLLGDYIDSLEEIRKAIDSKDEDRLMDFFDSARRYRDTFIDASSGPIKTDNAVHVEIPDETGALAVVITMLAAQGIDVKNVGIVHNREFETGSLRIELHDENDVKKAEKVLVGHGYQVTVG from the coding sequence ATGTCGTCCATAACCTGCGGATTCATCGGTCTCGGCCTCATCGGAGGCTCCATCGCCCGCGCCCTGAAAGACTCCGGAGAGGAGGTCAGGACGGTCGCGTACGATACCAATAAAAAGGCTCTGACGCAGGCCTATCAAGACGGTGTCGTGGACGTCCTCGTCTCCGACATAGACTCCCGCTTCTCCGACTGCGACTACATCTTCCTGTGCGCCCCCGTGAAGGTGAACATGGAGAACGCGGAGAAGCTGAGGCCGTTCCTCTCCCCGAAGACCGTCCTCACCGACGTCGGGAGCGTCAAAACGGAGATGCACGTCAGGATGGAGGAGCTGGGACTCGGGCCCGTGTTCATCGGGGGGCACCCCATGGCCGGGAGCGAGAGGACCGGCTATGCGAACTCCAAATCCAAACTCCTGCAGAACGCATACTACATAATCACGAAGACGCCCGAGACGACGCAGGAGAAGCTGGACGGATACCGCCGTCTCGTGAAGGCGATGGGTGCCATCCCCCTCGTCATGACCTACGGGCAGCACGACTTCATAACCGCGGCGGTGAGCCACGTCCCCCATGTGATATCCGCCTCCCTGGTCAACCTGGTCAGGGACAGCGACTCCCCGGACGGGGAGATGAGGATGATCGCGGCCGGAGGGTTCAAAGACATCACCAGGATATCGTCGTCCTCCCCCGTCATGTGGCAGAACATCTGTCTGACCAACGCGGATAACGTCTCCAGACTCCTCGGGGACTACATAGACTCGCTCGAGGAGATAAGAAAGGCCATCGATTCGAAGGACGAGGACAGGCTGATGGACTTCTTCGACTCCGCCCGCAGGTACCGCGACACTTTCATAGACGCATCCTCCGGACCCATAAAGACGGACAACGCCGTCCACGTGGAGATACCCGACGAGACCGGTGCCCTCGCCGTCGTCATAACCATGCTCGCGGCCCAGGGAATAGACGTGAAGAACGTCGGCATCGTCCACAACCGCGAGTTCGAGACCGGCTCCCTCAGGATAGAGCTTCATGACGAGAACGACGTGAAGAAAGCGGAGAAGGTCCTCGTCGGCCACGGCTACCAGGTCACCGTGGGATGA
- a CDS encoding carbonic anhydrase: protein MKHAKGMPAGQALERLKEGNRRFLVSEKGSGDVSPSRRRETEELGQHPYAVVVTCSDSRVVPESIFSAGIGDLFVIRSAGNIVDGCTLGSIEYAVEHLGCNLVVVMGHTHCGAVAAALEGLDEGHVGLILDEVRAGIGEEKDPDRACILNIRHSMDVIGKDLPLEDGAVIVGALYDIGSGRVDFLRDRTS, encoded by the coding sequence ATGAAACATGCGAAAGGGATGCCCGCCGGACAGGCCCTGGAGAGGCTGAAGGAGGGGAACAGGAGATTCCTGGTATCCGAGAAGGGGTCGGGGGACGTCTCCCCGTCCAGGAGGAGGGAGACCGAGGAGCTGGGACAGCACCCGTACGCTGTGGTCGTCACCTGCTCCGACTCCCGTGTAGTCCCCGAAAGCATATTCTCCGCCGGTATCGGCGACCTATTCGTCATCCGCTCCGCCGGCAACATAGTGGACGGGTGCACCCTGGGGAGCATAGAATATGCGGTAGAGCATCTCGGATGCAATCTGGTCGTCGTCATGGGCCACACGCACTGCGGGGCCGTGGCCGCCGCCCTCGAAGGGTTGGACGAAGGGCATGTGGGACTCATACTGGACGAGGTCCGCGCCGGGATCGGTGAGGAGAAGGACCCGGACAGGGCCTGTATCCTCAACATACGCCACAGCATGGACGTGATCGGGAAGGACCTCCCCTTGGAGGACGGCGCCGTCATCGTCGGGGCACTCTACGACATAGGGTCCGGAAGGGTGGATTTCCTCCGAGACCGTACGTCGTGA